CGAAAAATGCGATCGGGAATCCGCCAAAGATCCACAAATTTTTGATTGCAAATAATAATATTGCCGATCGCATCTAGTACCAAAATGCCATCGGCTGTAGCTTCAAGGGTTGCGCCAAGCGCCGCAAAACTCTTGTTAATCTCGGCTTCAGCAGCTTTGCGATCGCGGATGTTTGTACAAATATAAGTTGTCCCAACCACTTCACCCGATGGACTTTTGACTGGATTAACCCTTATGGATATAGGAATACGCTGATGATTGCGATCGAGCATTTCCAGTTCACTTGTCCAAGTTCCACCACGCATCACCGCCGCATGGATCACCTTAGCAGTTTGCCCATCCGTAAATAGAGTTTGCAAATTCGATTTCTGGAGAGCCGATAGACTATAGGTAAATAGGTCACTAAAGGCAAGATTGATATAAGTCGGGTTTCCTGACCCATCAGTAATGCAGATGGCATCATTGGCACTTTCAATCGCTGTACCAATTTTCGTAAAAGCATCTTCTAAATATTGACGTTCAGCAATTTCTTCGGCAAGCTGACTCTTCAACAGTTCTGCCTGAGGATCAGCTAGAGCATGGCTAGCGACAATAATTCCACCCGCCGACCCATCATCGGTGTACCAAGGTTGCACATCCCACTGAAAATTGTTTGTCAATTCGCCCCGAATCGCTATCGCAATTTCTGCGGTGTAATGCATCTGTCCGCCGCTTAAGCAGCGTTCTAGTCCATGTCTATGGGCGATCGCGATCGGTAATGATTCATAGAGATTTGTGCCAATTAGCTTCAGGCGTGGAATGCCTAGCATTTTGACCCAAGGTTGACTTACTAATATGTAGTCTAGATTGCTATCAAACATAGCGATCGGGACAGGACAAAAATCTACGAACCACCGCAAATATTTTTCTGCGTGGTTTGCACGGCTTATAACTGATCCCCACTGGGCTTTTGGGTTGGCTTTTGCCATCCTAACCTGACTTATTTGACGATTTTAGAACTTATTTTTAAAATTGTAATGGGTTCCAGATTTTTAGAGTGTGTTATCTGAACCATAAACAGTAATTCTTGTCCTAAAAGATCAATGAAACTGCTAAATGATGCACCATCTTTGATTCTGGGTTTGTTTTTGGGTTTGACTTTACTAATCATCCTTAAAGCCACATAGAAAAATGATTTGGGAGAGTTCATCCCTTCAGGATGAACTCTCCCAAATCATTTTGGATTGCTATAGTATGAGCATGTTAAGATCAGGATTAAGGATTTCATCCATTTATATAAATCATGAGGATAGTCACCTCAGTGCAGCAATATCCGATTTTTGGTTCTGAAATTAAATGTCCCCATTGTCGGCAAGTTATTCCTGCCTTGATTTTGACTGACACCTATCTTTGTCCGCGTCATGGTGCTTTTGAAGTTCAGCCCAATTGCAAAGATTTAGTCCATCTGCAATCCGATCGCCAGTGGCGACTATGGAACGATGAATGGTATCGCCAACATACTCACCCCGACGGGATTCGCTTTGAAATTCATGAAAGCATTGATCGGCTCTATACCCAAGGCTATCGAGCAATTAAAGTTACTATTGCTCTCCGTTATATGGATTTAGTTAAACCTTATCTTGAAAATACATCTATTATTTCCAATGTTCAAAG
This genomic stretch from Pseudanabaena galeata CCNP1313 harbors:
- a CDS encoding TIGR02652 family protein yields the protein MRIVTSVQQYPIFGSEIKCPHCRQVIPALILTDTYLCPRHGAFEVQPNCKDLVHLQSDRQWRLWNDEWYRQHTHPDGIRFEIHESIDRLYTQGYRAIKVTIALRYMDLVKPYLENTSIISNVQSLYGLTVEFSPPEEQEPRWGIINFELDKELGVPKGYPYFRSF